Sequence from the Microbacterium faecale genome:
TTGGTACTCGAGTGCGATGAGGTTGAGATCGGCGTCCGCGTGCAGCATTCGCGACGTGCGCGCCTGGGCGACGAGCGGAGCCGTGTAGCCGCGGTGCGCGCGGATCTCCCGGCCGATGTGCGTGTTACCTGCGCCCGCGGCCTTGACGATCACGTCTGCGCGAGAGGCTCGCACGTGCAAAACTGCGGTGTCGACGAGCCCCCACGACAGGTCCTCGATCAGTACGGGATCCCCGAGCCACTCCTCGAGGCGCGCTGCCTTGCGTGCGTCGAGGATGCCGTCGTGCCAGGTCGTCACTCGTCTACCGTACTGAGGTCGCCCGCGCCGATCGTTCGCGACCGTCGCGGCGCCCTTCTGGGCCCGAATGGGAGCCGGAACGCACTCGAGAGCGCGCCGACATGGCGCGGCCACGCTCATCGAGTCGATGCAGGCTGGCCGCGGGCAGCTACTGTCGGGTTCATGAGCGATATCCCCGACATCGCCGCACGCCTCGCGCGGATGATTCGCCTCCCGACCGTCAGCGCCGAGCTCGACGCGCGCGGAATGGCGCCCTTCGACGAGTTCGTTGCGCTCCTCGAGGAGCTGTATCCACGGGTGCACGCGCACCTCGAGCGCGAGCGGATCACGGACTTCGGCCTCCTATTCCGCTGGCGTGGGCGCACCGATTCCGAGCCGGTCGTCCTTATGGCCCACTACGACGTGGTCCCGGTCGACGCCGACGACTGGTCGACGGATCCGTTCGGCGGCGAGATCGTCGATGGCTACGTTCACGGACGCGGCGCCCTCGACGACAAAGGCCCCCTCATCGTGATCCTCGAAGCGGTCGAGGCCCTGCTCGAAAACGAGTTCGTTCCCGCCCGCGATGTGTACCTCTCGTTCGGCGGCAACGAAGAGACGTTCGGTGACGCCGCGCAGCAGATCGCCACGACGCTCGCGAACCGGGGCATCCGGCCGTGGCTCGTGATCGACGAGGGCGGTGCCGTCGTCGAGGCGCCCCTCCCCTTCGTGTCCGGGCGCGCCGCCATGATCGGCGTCGGTGAGAAAGGGATCCTGTCGCTGCGGCTCGACGCGACGAGTGACGCCGGGCACGCCTCCGCACCGCGCGGCAAGAACGCGATCGACCTGCTCGCACGCGCGACCACGCGACTGGCCCCCTCGACCTTTCGGCCGCGCACTCCCCCGGCGATCACCCGGATGCTGGGCGTCTTCGTCGACCGCAGCAGCAGCGGCGCCGCGCGGATCCTTCTGCGCGTCCTCTCGCGCAGTCGCGCGCTCACCGGTGTCGTCTTCGCGCTCATCGGGGGCGAGCCCGCCGCTCTCGTGCGCACCACGATCGCCGCGACCATGCAGGCGGGCGGGTCCGCCGCCAACGTGATTCCCTCGTCAGCAAGCCTAACCTTGAACCTGAGGTTGATAGCTGGTGACACGGTGGCGTCGGCGGCGCGGCGCGTGCGTCGCCGTATCCGCGACCGGCGGGTATCGGTGACCGTCGTCGAAGGTGCGGATCCCACTCCGCTCTCGCCCGCTGACGGCGACGCATTCGACGCCATCCGTGACGCCGTCGCATATGCGTATCCCGACGCCCTCCCGGCGCCCTACATCATGATGCAGGCGAGCGATGCCCGGCATTTCCACCGCGTCAGCGATCACGTCTACCGCTTCGCACCGCTCGAGATGAGCGCCGCACAGCGCGCCTCGATCCACGGCGTCGACGAACGCGTCTCGATCTCCTCACTCGAGAGCGGGCGCGAGTTCCATGTCGCGTTGATCCGGGGCCTGCGGTGAGCACCGGATCCGCCGGCGGTCCGCGGGTATCGCTGTGGACCGTGATCGGCTTCCTCGCGGCAATCGAGTTCACGAGCGGCATCCTCCAGGGGTACTACACCCCGATGCTCACCGACATCGCGCGACACCTCGCGATTCACGACGCCGACGTCAACTGGTTCGAGGGCACGCAGCTCATGTTGTCGGCTCTTGTCGTTCCCGCGTTCGCGAAGCTCGGCGACATGGTCGGACACCGTCGGATGCTGCTCATCTCCACGGCGATCGTCGCCGCATCATCCCTCGCGCTCCCCTTCGCGGACACGTTCTGGCTGTTCCTCGTGTGTTGGTCCGTGCAGGGCGCCTACGTCGTCTGGCTGCCACTCGAGGTCGCCCTGATCGCTTCCCGCGGCCGGGCGCAGGGCGCCCCGCCAGGGCTGACCGTGAAGGCCGCCGGCGTCCTGGTCGCGGCGCTCGAGGCCGGCGCGATCACCGGCGCCCTTGCCGGCGGCGCACTCATCGACTCCGTCGACCTGTGGCTGGTGCTCCTCATCCCCGGCATCGCTGTCGGTGCGTGCTTCTTCGTGATTCTGTTCGGCGTCTCCGAGACGCCGGAAATCTCCGGCGGGCGGCTCGACACGACGGGACTCGTCCTCGTCTCCCTTGCCCTCGTCGCGTTCACCGGCGGCCTGAGCCTCCTGCGGGTCGGCGGCCCATCCGACGGCGTCGCCTGGGCCGTGACCATCGTCGGAGTCCTTCTGCTGATCCCGTTCGTGCTGTGGGAGCTGCGCCATCCGGATCCGCTCATCGACGTACGCATGTTCCGCGACCGCTCGCTGGGCCCCGTCTTCCTGACCGCCGGACTGTTCGGCGTCAGCGTGCTCGGCGCGCAGGCACCGCTGTCGACTTTCGCACGGACCGATCCCGCGGTCGCTGGCTACGGACTCGGCACGACGGGCTTCGCGACCTCGCTCATCATCGGCCTGTATCTCATCGCGATGATCATCGGCGCGCTCAGCTACTCCTGGGTCGCGCGCTGGACGACGCCGCGGCTCGCGCTGATCATCGCGACGTCGCTCGTCGGCGCTGGCTACCTCCTCTTCCTCCCGCTGCACGATACTTACGCGCAGCTCCTCACGAACATGCTCATCGCGGGGCTCGGATCCGGTGCGCTCGTCGGCGCGCTGCCCGCCGTCGCCGCGGCCGCCGCTCCCCCGTCGCAGACCGGCGTCGCGACCGGGCTCACCAACTCGGTCAAGACCGTCGGCGGCGCGATCGCCTCGTGCACGTTCGGCATCGCCCTCGCCGCGGGCGTCACGACGGGGACGGCGGGCTCGTTCTCGGGGTACATGACGGTCTGGGCGGTCTGCGGTGGGACGGCAGTCGTCGCCGCCCTCGCGCTCGTCTTGGTGCCTCGTGACGCGTTCGGCGGACGTGACGGGCTGAAGAAGCGCGCGAAGTAGCGACAGTCGGGCGCTCCGCTCGCGTCGAGCTCCTCAGGCCACATATTCCGCGAGGTGCTCGCCGGTGACAGTGGAACGCGACGCGACGAGGTCAGCGGGCGTGCCCTCGAACACGACCCTCCCGCCGTCGTTTCCCGCGCCCGGACCCATGTCGACGATCCAGTCGGCGTGCGCCATGACCGCCTGGTGGTGCTCGATCACGATGACCGACGAGCCCTGATCGACGAGACGATCCAGCATCGCGAGCAGGTGTTCGACGTCGGCAAGGTGCAGGCCCGTTGTCGGCTCGTCCAGCACGTACACCTCCGCGCCGTCGGCCATCTGCACGGCGAGCTTCAGCCGTTGGCGTTCGCCACCCGAGAGCGTGTTCAGCGACTGTCCGAGCGTGATGTACCCCAGCCCCACGTCGACGAGACGGCGGAGGATCTTCGCGGCCGCCGGCACCTTGGCCTCGCCGTCGGCGAAGAACTCCATCGCCCCCACCGCCGACAGGTCGAACACGTCGGCGATCGACTTGCCGCCGAGCGTGTATTCGAGCACCTCGGCCATGAAGCGCCGCCCACCGCAGTCCTCGCACATCGTCGTGACGCCCTGCATGAAGCCGAACTCCGTCGTGATCGTGCCGTTTCCCTTGCACGTCGGGCAGGCGCCCTCGCTGTTCGCGCTGAACAGGGCCGGTTTCACGTCGTTCGCCTTCGCGAACGCCTTTCGGACCGGCTCCAGCAACCCCGTATACGTCGCGGGGTTGCTGCGCGAGGATCCCTTGATGGCGGTCTGGTCGACGAAGACGACGCCGTCCCGTTCTGCCACCTGATCGGCGATGAGCGAGCTCTTCCCGGATCCCGCGACCCCGGTCAGCGCGACAAGCACGCCCGCCGGGAGGTCGACGTCCACGTCGCGGAGGTTGTTCGCGCTCGCGCCGCGCACCTCGATGGTGCCGCTCGGCGTCCGCACCTCCGGCTTCAGGCGCGCTCGATCGTCCAAGTGCCGCCCGGTGACCGTGTCGGACGAGCGCAATTCGTCCACAGTGCCCTCGAAGCAGACCGTGCCGCCGTCCGCGCCCGCGCCCGGTCCGATGTCGACAACGTGGTCCGCGATCCGGATCGTCTCGGGTTTGTGCTCTACGACGAGCACGGTGTTGCCCTTGTCACGCAGCTGTCGTAACAACGCATTCATGCGCTCGATGTCGTGCGGATGCAGGCCAGCCGTCGGCTCGTCGAAGATGTACGTCACGTCCGTCAGCGGTGAACCGAGGTGCTTGATCATCTTCAGCCGTTGCGCCTCACCGCCCGACAGGGTGCTCGCCGCGCGATCGAGCGACAGGTATCCCAGACCGATGTCGACGAACGAGGCGAGCAGCTCGTCGAGGGCCTCGAGGAGCGTTGCCGCCCCTGGCTCGTCGAGGGACCGGACCCAGGTGAGCAGGTCGCTGATCTGCATCGCGCAGCAGTCGGCAATGTTCGTGCCGTCGATGCGAGATGAGCGGGCCGGCTCCGCGAGCCGGGTGCCGCCGCACGCGGGGCACGGTTGGAACGCGACGGCGCGGTCGACGAAGGCGCGGATGTGCGGCTGCAGCTGCTCGCGATCCTTCGTCAGCATCGACTGCTGCACCTGCGGCACGAGTCCGCGGTAGGTCATGTTCGTTCCGCCGATCTTCACCTTCGTCGCGTCGCGATGCAGGAAGTCGTCGAGTTCCTGTCGTGTGAATTCGCCCACGGGCTTGTCCGCGTCGAAGAAGCCCGATTCGGCGTAGAAGCGCACACTCCATCCGCCGACCTTGTAGCCGGGCACGAGGATGGCGCCGTCGTTGATCGACAGCGTGGCGTCGTAGAGCTGGGTGAGATCGAGGTCACTCACCCTGCCCGTTCCGTCGCACCCCGGGCACATCCCGCCGAGGACGTTGAACTCGGCGCGTTGACGCTTCGTGTTTCCGGCCCGTTCAACGAGGATCGCGCCCGATGCCTTCACGCTCGGGGTGTTGAACGAGAACGCGTTCGGCGGACCGATCTGCGGGTCGCCCGTACGGCTGAAGAGCATGCGCAGCAGAGCGTTCGCATCGCTCGCCGTGCCCACCGTCGAGCGGATATTCGCTCCCAGTCGCTCCTGATCCACGAGGATCGCGGTCGTCAGGCCCTCCAGGCCATCCACCTCGGGGCGCGCCAGCTGCGGGAGGAAACCCTGCGCGAACGCACTGTACGTCTCGTTGATCATCCGCTGCGACTCGCTCGCGATCGTGCCGAACGCGAGCGAGCTCTTCCCGGATCCCGACACCCCCGTGAACACCGTCAGCCGCCGCTTCGGCAGATCGAGGTCCACTCCCTTGAGGTTGTTCTCTCGCGCACCCCGCACGCGGATCATGTCGTGTGCGTCGGCGGGGTGCAGCTGCGTGTCGGTCATGGAAACGATCGTGGCACGCGCGGACGATAGATTGAACCCATGTCGACCACGGATTGCGCGAGCGCCCCGTGATCGACGTCCTCACCGGCTTCGCCGTCGTCGCCGTCGCGATCATCACGGGCTACGTCATCGGGCGGATCGACCTGCTGGGCGAGAACGGCAGCGCGATCCTCGGTCGGTTGTCGTTCTTCGTCCTCAATCCATTCCTCATGTTCGTCGTGCTGAGCGACGCCGACGTGGAGATGCTCTTCTCGTCACTCCTGCCCGCATCGGCCGCGGCGGCATTCGCGGTGATGGTGGTCTACGGGCTCATCGCGAAGTTCGTCTGGCGCCGGAGTTGGGGCGACACGACCGTGGGCATGCTCTCGGCCGGTCAGGTCAATGGCAACAACGTCGGCATCCCTATCTCCACCTACCTGCTCGGCAATGCGGCGTACTCCGCCCCGATCATCCTGATGCAGCAGATCGTCTTCATGCCCCTCACGCTCGCGGTCCTCGATACGCTCTCCAACGGATCCTCGCGCGGATGGAAGGCGATCGCACGCGTCTTCCGCAACCCGATGATCATCGGATCCCTGCTGGGGCTCGCCGTGGCGCTGTCGGGTCTCACGGTCCCGCCGTTGATCTACGAGCCTCTCGCGCTCGTGGCGAACGCCGCTGTGCCGATCATCCTCATCAGCTTCGGCATGTCGCTGCATGGCCAGCGGGTGCTCACAGTTCGCGGACACCGGCGGGACGCGCTCTTCGCGACGGCCCTCAAGCTCGCGGGCATGCCGTTAGCGGCATACTTCCTCGGTCGGTTCCTGTTCGACCTGGATCCGCATGCGCTGCTGGTCGTCGTCGTGCTCGCCGCACTCCCCACGGCCCAGAACGTCTTCAACGTCGCCCAGCGTTACGGAATTGGCTACTTACTCAGTCGCGACGCTGTCTTCCTCACGACTGTCGGCTGTGTCCCGGTACTGTTCGTCGCTGCCCTCGCGCTCGGGACCTGAGGTCGCGCGCTGGCGCCGACGACGCAGCACGCTGAGGACGCGATCGACCGCGATACCAATGGCGATTGCGAGGACGACACCCACGATCATCCCAAGAATCGGGTTGTCCCCGAACAGGCGGCCGGCGAAGGCTCCCACCACGACCGAGTAGAGCGACCACGCGATGCCCGCCGCGAGCGACAGCATGATGAATCGACGTCGGGGGTAGCCCACCGCACCCGCCGTGAGGTTCACCGCGACACGGCCGACGGGAATGTATCGCGCGACGAAGATCGCGGAGGCACCACCGCGTTCGAAGCCTCGTGCCGCCGATGCGAGAGCGGCCTGCGCACGGCGCCCGCGCATCCATCGGAACTGGCGGCGACCTGCGGCGCGCCCGACGAGGTAGGTGAGGTTGTCGCCGGTGAAGGCACCGGCCGCCGCGGCGAAGGCGATCAGGATCCAGTCGGGGCTGCCGGTCGAGGCGCTGAGTGCGGCGGCGCCCACGATGACGGTTTCGCTGGGAACCGGGGGAAACACGCCGTCGAGCGTCGCGAACGCGAACACGATCGCATAGATCCATGGGGACGCTGCAAGCGCCAGGGCTGCGTCCAAGATGACATCCACAAGAACAATCCTTCCGATTACGCGGCGAGGGCGGGATCCGGGTGGCCAACGGGCTGCGCGGGGGTTTTCCCCCGCTCGCGGGCGGGCGCGCGGATGATGCGGAGCGCTCCGAGGCCGAGCGCAACCGAGATGACAGCGGATCCGACGTCGAGACCCAGAACGAACAGCACCGCGATGCTCGCTACCGCAAGGGCGGATCCGATGGCCGCGCGAACAGCGGTGACGGATCCGGAGGCGCCGACCCCGAGGCGAGGCGCGAGAGCGCAGAGGACGAGCGCGAGCGCGCCGACGGCGACGAACCAGGCTGGCCTCGTGGCCCACCACGCGGGGTCATACAGCGGAATCAGATCAACGTCCGCGACGAGGGCGAACGCGACGAGACCGCCCGCAAGAAGCACGATCGCGGGCATGTGCCAGAGGTAGATGCCCATGGCCCGACGCCCCACCGCCTCGGTCACGGCGGCCGGTGCGCCGTGCGAGGCGATCCGCCGCAGCGCCGGCTGCGCGAGGGAGAACAGGCTCACCTGCGCGACACCGAGCAGAACGAGCGCGATCGTCGGCGGGTTGAGGTTGACGTACATGTCGGGAGAGAACACGCCGACGGCCGCCAGGATTCCGGTTGTCATGAGTGCGGCGCCCGCCACGGTGACGCGTGCGCGAGCCGTTGCCCGTGCGAACCGGCCGTCGGCGAGGAAGAATCCGAGCTGCTGGATCACGAGCCACACGAGCGCGAGGTTCGCGTATCCGACCGCCTCGATGCCGGTGCTGAGACGGGTGATGTCGACTGCGAGCACCCCGGCCGAGAGTGCGATGATCGTCAGCCCCGGGCGCCGCTCGTGCGCGGCGAGAAGGGCAGGCACAAGAGTCTGCACCAGCAGGAAAACACCGAGGAACCACAGGGGCTGCGAGATACGGAACCCCGCCTCGACCAGGAGCTCCGACGGCACACCGAGCGCGCGCAGGGAAGCGAGACCGAGCGCGGTAACCGCGACGGCGACGATGCCGGGCGGCAGGAGACGGCGGACGCGACTCGCCGCGAATCCGGCCGCGGTCCCACCGGTGCTACGCCAGCGACGGAACGCGACGGCACCGGTCACTCCCCCGGCGATGAAGAACAGCGGCATGATCTGGACGAGCCACGAGGCCGGCCAGAACCAGGGCTGCTCGAGCGCGTTGACCAGGGCGACCTCGCCGCCGGAGACGACGACGCCCGCCATCGTCGCATGGAGGGCGACGACGACGATCGTGCAGACGGCGCGCAGCAGGTCGATGCTGGTGTCGCGAGCGGGTGCGGGGGCGGTCATGGTGGTCCTTCCGGTGAGCGAACACCGAAAAGATATGTCGACGGTTCATCCCTTGGCGTCCCCCGCCGGGGTGATTCGACCCCCTACGGCGGGGTGATACTGCGATGCGCGTCAGGCCGGAGCAACGAGGCCCGCGTCGTACGCCGTGATCACGAGTTGTACGCGGTCGCGCGCCGGCAGTTTCTGCAGCAGCCTGCTGACGTGCGTCTTCACCGTCTGCTCGCCGATGAACAGCTCGGCGGCGATCTCGGAGTTGGACAGACCGCGCCCCACCTCCGTCAGCACCTCGCGTTCGCGCTCCGTGAGCGCGTTCAGGTGCAGCGCCGCGCGCGAGGGTGAGTCGTCTCGAGACGTCGCGAAGCGCTCGATGAGACGACGCGTGACGCTCGGGGCGAGGAGCGCCTCCCCCGCGGCGATGACACGGACAGCGTGCGCCAGCTCGTCGGGCAGCGCGTCCTTGAGGAGGAACCCGCTCGCGCCAGCCTGGAGCGCCTCGTGGACGTATTCGTCGATGTCGAAGGTCGTGAGCATGAGCACGCGCGGGACGTGCGGAAGGGGCCGCTCTGGCTGCAGGATCTGCTGCGTAGCGCCGATGCCGTCGAGCTCCGGCATTCGCACGTCCATGAGGACGACGTCGGGGCGCAATTCGCGGGCGAGGCGGACCGCCTCGCTGCCGTTCTCGGCCTGACCGATCACGCGGATGTCGCCCTGGGCGTCCAGCAGCGCCGCGAATCCCGCGCGGACCATGGCCTGGTCGTCGGCGATCATGACGGTGATGCTGTCCGCGGTCATCGGCGGGGCTCCTGTTCGGGGGTCGTTGCGGAAAGCGGGAGGCTCGCCGAGACGCGGAAGCCGCCAGCCGGAGTCGGACCGGCCTGAAAGGATCCTCCCAGAAGGCTGGCACGTTCGCGCATCCCGACGAGGCCGTGCCCGGTCTCTCCCGCGCGTGACGACGGATCCCTGGTCGCCGCATCGTTCTGGATTTCGACCAGCAGCGCGCCGTCGATCGCACCGACAGAGACCTGGATCGCGGCGCCCGGTGCGTGCCGCACGGCGTTGCTGATCGCCTCCTGCACGATGCGGAACGCGGCGATCGCGACCGTCGTCGGCGCGGGTGGTGGCTCGGGCATGTCGAGCCGGATCCGCGCTCCGGCCCGTTCGGTCTCGGCGACGATTCGCGTGATGTCCGCGAGAGTGGGCTGGGGGGCGCGTTCCGCCGATTCGTCATCACCGCGAAGGGCGCTGAGCAGACTACGCATCTCCTGCAGCGATGTGCGCGCGGCCCGCGCGATATCGGCGAACTCCTCCGTCGCGCGGTCGCCGAGGTCCGGCACGCGGTAGGGCGCGGAGGTCGCCTGGACCTGGATGAGGGATAGGCCATGCGCCACGACGTCGTGGAGCTCTCGAGCGATACGTTGACGCTCCTCGGCGACGAGCCTCCGCTCCGTCTCAGCCTCGGTGACCGCGCGTTCCCGCGTCAGCTGCCCGGCGATCCGAATGCGGTCGGACAGCAACGCACCGACACCAGCCGCGATCGCGCCGAGCGACACCGCGACGATCCAGGTCGCGAGCGACCGCGAGGATATTTCGGAAACCGCTGGCACGGAGATCGCAATCGCCGGCACCAGGTAGGCCGCGAGCCCCTGCTTCCAGCCGTGGATCGCCCACGCTCCGACGACGAGCACGACGAACGCGATCATGCCGGTCACGTGCCATGGCCACGGCAGCCACAGTGCCGGAATGAGCAGCGCCGTCACGGCTCCCGCAGCGGCGAACACGATGATCGACGGCCAGGGAAACCGCGCCAGGGCGACGAGTGCCGCCGACTGCAGGGCGGGGAGGAGGAGCGCGCCGATCAGAGGAAGGCCATAAGCGACCGCCTGCACCGGTGCCGCGACTGCGTACAGCACGACGGCTACGATCGAGCTGCCCACGTACCAGGCCGTCGTCGGGTGCTCCGTGAGCCACGAACGTACCCGCGAGCGTCGGCTCCGATTGGCACCCGCGGGTGCGGAACCGGTGCGCGAGGGAACGGCGGAACGAGGCATGTCGTGATCGTGCCACTCTCCGGTGTCGTGCGCATCACCCTGTGGAGGGATTGTCCGGGCGCGGTGCTCCCGAGGGGTCCTGAACGGCGTCAGTCGGTCGCAGTGGACCCTGACACGTCGCCGCAGATGAGCGCCGTGTCAGCCGAAGCTCACTCGATCGGTGCGAAGCTCGACACGTCGCCGCAGATGCGCTCGTTGTGCGGCGGGACCTCCTCCACCGCGGCCTTGACGATCTCGGCAGCGAACTCGGCGACGTTCAGCAGCGAGCCGGCCTCCTCGCGGCGCTGGTCGATCGCTCCCGGGTTCAGACGGTTCAGCAGTGTCGCGGTGATCGTGCCCTCGATCATGTCGGCCGAGACGACGACGAACTCGATGTCCTGATCGGCGAGCGACGGGATCCGCTCGCGCAGTGCGTCTTCGCCCGCGCGCTTCGACAACGCAACCGGCTCGTACTCGGGCATCGTCGGCGTCGTGCGGATGAAGTGAGCCTGGTGGCTCGTGACGAACACGACGCGCGAGCCGGCGGGCATCAGCGGAATCGCCTTCTCGAGCGTCGAGACCTGTGCGTCGCGATTGAGACGCATCGCGTAGTCCTCGCCCATGTTCTGCTCCATGCCGCCCGAGGCGTTGAGAAAAAGCAAGTCGATTCCGCCGAACACGTCCTTGACGGCGCCCATCATCGAGTCCACCGAGTCGCCGTCCGTGAGGTCGGCACCCACCACGAGCGTGCTTGTGCCGAACTCCTCGTGAAGCTGGGCCGCGAGCTTCTCCGCGCGCGGCGCCTTGCTGCGGTAGTTGATCACGACGTTCGCGCCGGCCGCAGCGAGGAAGCGCGCAGTGTCGGCGCCGACACCGCGGGAGGAACCGGTCACGAGCGCGGTCTTGCCTTCGAGGGATCCGGCGGGAATCGGGGTCGACACGTGGTACTCCTGTGGTCGTGCGGAAGGGGCCGTTCGAGCCTATAACGCGCCGGTCCCGCGGCGAAGCCGAGCGTTCATGCGGGGAGCCGGTGATACGTTCCGGACCATGGCGAACGCACCCCACCCGTACTTCGCACGCACCGCCCACCCCCGGATCCTCGCCCACCGCGGGCTCGTCACCGACGAGATGCATCGTGACGGTATCGCCGAGAACACGATCGCCGCTTTCGCGGCCGCCGACGCCGCCGGCGCGGCCTACATCGAGTCCGACTGCCGCATCACCGCCGACGACGTCGTCGTCCTCTGTCACGACGACGACCTCTCGCGAGTCGCCGGGGATCCGCGCGCCGTCGCCGAGATGTCGCTCGCGCAGCTGGAGACGGTGATGGCGTCGCGCGGCGGCCTCGCGACCCTCGAGCAGGCGCTCGATGCCTTCCCCGACGCGCGCTTCAACATCGACGTGAAGGTGGACGAGGCCGCCGAACGGGCCGGGCGGATCGTGGGCCCCGAAGCGCACCGCGTTCTCCTCACGAGCTTCTCCGACCCGCGACGTCGCGCCGCTCTGCGGTCTGCGCGCAACGCGGGTGGAGCTCCCGCGACCTCCCCCGGCCGCGCGACGATCAGCATGCTCGTCGCCCTCACGCGCGGACCGGCGCCGGCCGCCGTGATCCGGCGCGCGCTGCGCGGCATCGACGCCGTCCAGGTCCCCGAGAATCACGGGCGGATCCGCGTGCTCACCCCCCGCTTCATCGACGCCGTACATGCCGCGGGCGCGGAGGTCCACGTGTGGACCGTCAACGACCCGGATGACATGCGCCGCCTCATTGATCTCGGCGTCGACGGTATCGTCACCGATCGGGCCGACCTCGCGCTCGACGTGCGCGGCGACTGACCGGCCGCACCTCCCCCGTTGACCCCACTCGACGGGCACGCTACG
This genomic interval carries:
- a CDS encoding response regulator, giving the protein MTADSITVMIADDQAMVRAGFAALLDAQGDIRVIGQAENGSEAVRLARELRPDVVLMDVRMPELDGIGATQQILQPERPLPHVPRVLMLTTFDIDEYVHEALQAGASGFLLKDALPDELAHAVRVIAAGEALLAPSVTRRLIERFATSRDDSPSRAALHLNALTEREREVLTEVGRGLSNSEIAAELFIGEQTVKTHVSRLLQKLPARDRVQLVITAYDAGLVAPA
- a CDS encoding DedA family protein, encoding MDAALALAASPWIYAIVFAFATLDGVFPPVPSETVIVGAAALSASTGSPDWILIAFAAAAGAFTGDNLTYLVGRAAGRRQFRWMRGRRAQAALASAARGFERGGASAIFVARYIPVGRVAVNLTAGAVGYPRRRFIMLSLAAGIAWSLYSVVVGAFAGRLFGDNPILGMIVGVVLAIAIGIAVDRVLSVLRRRRQRATSGPEREGSDEQYRDTADSREEDSVATE
- a CDS encoding AEC family transporter codes for the protein MIDVLTGFAVVAVAIITGYVIGRIDLLGENGSAILGRLSFFVLNPFLMFVVLSDADVEMLFSSLLPASAAAAFAVMVVYGLIAKFVWRRSWGDTTVGMLSAGQVNGNNVGIPISTYLLGNAAYSAPIILMQQIVFMPLTLAVLDTLSNGSSRGWKAIARVFRNPMIIGSLLGLAVALSGLTVPPLIYEPLALVANAAVPIILISFGMSLHGQRVLTVRGHRRDALFATALKLAGMPLAAYFLGRFLFDLDPHALLVVVVLAALPTAQNVFNVAQRYGIGYLLSRDAVFLTTVGCVPVLFVAALALGT
- a CDS encoding acyltransferase family protein, whose amino-acid sequence is MTAPAPARDTSIDLLRAVCTIVVVALHATMAGVVVSGGEVALVNALEQPWFWPASWLVQIMPLFFIAGGVTGAVAFRRWRSTGGTAAGFAASRVRRLLPPGIVAVAVTALGLASLRALGVPSELLVEAGFRISQPLWFLGVFLLVQTLVPALLAAHERRPGLTIIALSAGVLAVDITRLSTGIEAVGYANLALVWLVIQQLGFFLADGRFARATARARVTVAGAALMTTGILAAVGVFSPDMYVNLNPPTIALVLLGVAQVSLFSLAQPALRRIASHGAPAAVTEAVGRRAMGIYLWHMPAIVLLAGGLVAFALVADVDLIPLYDPAWWATRPAWFVAVGALALVLCALAPRLGVGASGSVTAVRAAIGSALAVASIAVLFVLGLDVGSAVISVALGLGALRIIRAPARERGKTPAQPVGHPDPALAA
- a CDS encoding MFS transporter, which translates into the protein MSTGSAGGPRVSLWTVIGFLAAIEFTSGILQGYYTPMLTDIARHLAIHDADVNWFEGTQLMLSALVVPAFAKLGDMVGHRRMLLISTAIVAASSLALPFADTFWLFLVCWSVQGAYVVWLPLEVALIASRGRAQGAPPGLTVKAAGVLVAALEAGAITGALAGGALIDSVDLWLVLLIPGIAVGACFFVILFGVSETPEISGGRLDTTGLVLVSLALVAFTGGLSLLRVGGPSDGVAWAVTIVGVLLLIPFVLWELRHPDPLIDVRMFRDRSLGPVFLTAGLFGVSVLGAQAPLSTFARTDPAVAGYGLGTTGFATSLIIGLYLIAMIIGALSYSWVARWTTPRLALIIATSLVGAGYLLFLPLHDTYAQLLTNMLIAGLGSGALVGALPAVAAAAAPPSQTGVATGLTNSVKTVGGAIASCTFGIALAAGVTTGTAGSFSGYMTVWAVCGGTAVVAALALVLVPRDAFGGRDGLKKRAK
- a CDS encoding M20/M25/M40 family metallo-hydrolase → MSDIPDIAARLARMIRLPTVSAELDARGMAPFDEFVALLEELYPRVHAHLERERITDFGLLFRWRGRTDSEPVVLMAHYDVVPVDADDWSTDPFGGEIVDGYVHGRGALDDKGPLIVILEAVEALLENEFVPARDVYLSFGGNEETFGDAAQQIATTLANRGIRPWLVIDEGGAVVEAPLPFVSGRAAMIGVGEKGILSLRLDATSDAGHASAPRGKNAIDLLARATTRLAPSTFRPRTPPAITRMLGVFVDRSSSGAARILLRVLSRSRALTGVVFALIGGEPAALVRTTIAATMQAGGSAANVIPSSASLTLNLRLIAGDTVASAARRVRRRIRDRRVSVTVVEGADPTPLSPADGDAFDAIRDAVAYAYPDALPAPYIMMQASDARHFHRVSDHVYRFAPLEMSAAQRASIHGVDERVSISSLESGREFHVALIRGLR
- a CDS encoding ATP-binding cassette domain-containing protein produces the protein MTDTQLHPADAHDMIRVRGARENNLKGVDLDLPKRRLTVFTGVSGSGKSSLAFGTIASESQRMINETYSAFAQGFLPQLARPEVDGLEGLTTAILVDQERLGANIRSTVGTASDANALLRMLFSRTGDPQIGPPNAFSFNTPSVKASGAILVERAGNTKRQRAEFNVLGGMCPGCDGTGRVSDLDLTQLYDATLSINDGAILVPGYKVGGWSVRFYAESGFFDADKPVGEFTRQELDDFLHRDATKVKIGGTNMTYRGLVPQVQQSMLTKDREQLQPHIRAFVDRAVAFQPCPACGGTRLAEPARSSRIDGTNIADCCAMQISDLLTWVRSLDEPGAATLLEALDELLASFVDIGLGYLSLDRAASTLSGGEAQRLKMIKHLGSPLTDVTYIFDEPTAGLHPHDIERMNALLRQLRDKGNTVLVVEHKPETIRIADHVVDIGPGAGADGGTVCFEGTVDELRSSDTVTGRHLDDRARLKPEVRTPSGTIEVRGASANNLRDVDVDLPAGVLVALTGVAGSGKSSLIADQVAERDGVVFVDQTAIKGSSRSNPATYTGLLEPVRKAFAKANDVKPALFSANSEGACPTCKGNGTITTEFGFMQGVTTMCEDCGGRRFMAEVLEYTLGGKSIADVFDLSAVGAMEFFADGEAKVPAAAKILRRLVDVGLGYITLGQSLNTLSGGERQRLKLAVQMADGAEVYVLDEPTTGLHLADVEHLLAMLDRLVDQGSSVIVIEHHQAVMAHADWIVDMGPGAGNDGGRVVFEGTPADLVASRSTVTGEHLAEYVA